CTTGAAGGGCGAGCGCGAGAAGGATCAAAACCGACGTCACTCTTCCCACCCGGTTCGCGCGGGCACCCATCGCCGCACCTCCCGCGGAGAATCTACTGAAGGGAACGCGCGCTGTCTAGCACGTTCGGCAAAAGGTTCGCGTTGACCGCATGCCGCGTGGGATAAACCGAGCGTGTCCGCAAACGGGCGGCGCGTGCGCGAACGGGCGCTTCAAGCCGGTCAGGGCGATGTCTGTCCGGCCGACTTGCTCTTTCAGCTCAAGCCGAAATGAGCCGTGCGCCTTTCCAACTGCCCGACGGTTCGATCTGACCTTCGGCTGTGGTGAGAGAGCGCAGTTATAATATCGCCGACTATGAGTGAGCTTGGATCCCGACAATGGGTACGCCTGACATGAATTTCAGGACGGGAAGATGACGATGACCCATGGAACGGTCGCCTCGCTTTCGTGAGCCGCTGATGCGCGCCATTGAGTTTGCTTCGTGACTTTCACAGGAGAGGGATACCAAATGGGAGGGAAGGATGGTTGCCGTAGTGCAGATGACCAAAGATAAGCTCGATGCCCGTGAGGGATTGCCCATTCGAGAAGCCGTGCGCAACCGGCTCTTGCAGCAAAAGAAACGGTGGCCAGGGGAGAGCGCGGCGAGCCGTTTGAAAATGTGATCCGGCATCTGAGCCTGGACTAATGGCTGAGTACTGCATCGTATCTTGAGAGCTGCCGCTTGGGATCTGGAGGGGGTGGACAAGCACATAGGACGCCGCATCGTTCAACGCATCAACTGGTTGGCTGCAGACCTCGATGAGATTCGCTCTGAAGCATTGACTGGCGATCTTAGGGGATTCTATAAGCTTCGCGCAGGGGATTACCGGATCATTTTGAGGTACTTTGGGACGAAGCGACCATTGTGATCCATGCGATTTCGCCGGGAGATCTATCGAAGGCGGTGAGAAAGAGAGCACTCAAGCGCCCGCTTGAAGCTGTGTAGTTACCTTCAGGCCGGATGGGAAGTATCTGGCGCTGGATTCCTGGGATCGGACGATCAAGCTGTGGAACATCGCAATAGAAATCGAGCTTTTGGGTATGGCGTCGGAGCTTTTATTCAGGGCGGTTGGGGAGTTCACGGGCGTGATCACCGGGAGCGTGAACGCGAGGGAATCGGCAGCGAGTACGCGAGCGAGCGCTGTTGAGCTTGACTCCGCCTTCGGTGTTACAAGACCGCGCGGATGAGGCAAACGGATGTTGCCGGGCGCGTGGGAGACGATGGGATGGGTCCTGGAGGAGGGATGGGTAGGGGCTGTACCCGCAAGCAAATTAACCCGATGAGGCCGCTCAGCGGATCGGTAAATCAACGGGTCAGTAATACCAATTGCGGATTGCGGGGGGTGGATTCGGATTTACAGGTCCCGATCTCGTAACCAGTTATGGGCAATTGGGAGTTTTTCAAAAGGCAATGGCATAAATCTGTGCTCTTTCGGGGAAGGAGCTAGAAAGCCCGCGCGACGTCCGTCTCCGGCTCGAGGGTCTGCGTGACAGGTTCGGGGGAGGGAAGAAGCGGGCAGGGGTCGGGCAGCCAGGCTCGTTTTCGACGGATAATCTCGGGGGAATATTTCTCCACGTAGTGAACGATCGTCTCGACGCGAATCTTGATGCTGCCCGCCGGCTTGGTCGCGTCGAGATCGCCGAATTTGAAAAAGAGCGTTCCCGTCGCTTCGACGATTTTCTGCGTCGGCGTGTAGGTCGGTTGATCCATCCCGCATTCGTAGCTGGAGAAGCGAATGACGCAGGTGATCCAGGGGCAGCGCGCAGCCACTTTCGCTCCCCAGAGGATTTCATTCGTGTTGCTGCTATAGGAGGACGGCCAGACATCGGAAATATCAAACGGGCTGCGGATGCGTCCGGCGCGAATTTCCTGACCAAAGAGCCAGTCCATCAGGTCGTCGTCCAGGGGAAAGTATTGCACCCAGAGGATGGGGAAGCCGTGGGCCTGGATGGAGGCTTCGATCTCATGGCCGATGCCGGGGTCCATGTGGTAGGGACGGGCGAGGACAAAGACGCAGGGGCGATCATTGCGAGCGCACCAGGTGAGGACTTCCCGGCTGTGCTGGCGCATCTTCTGGTTGAAGGCTTCCAGTGCCCGATAGCCTGCCTCGACGGCGCGTTCGGTTTCCT
This DNA window, taken from Blastocatellia bacterium, encodes the following:
- a CDS encoding acyl-CoA dehydratase activase-related protein, translated to MPIPISLTWFGKKRSAAPPPKDRSRLRVGIPKVLNIWSTHQFWVGFLTALGIAPENIIFSSDTSEEQYREFGKGRGTVDCCYPVKCISGHYGELLFGLKKKIDILLSPMIYSLPSFLRGHVLDTLTCTRVMAGPENIKAGFLKERDVFAENGVIYASPFVSLGEPAVVPDQLYEALKDILQLDYEETERAVEAGYRALEAFNQKMRQHSREVLTWCARNDRPCVFVLARPYHMDPGIGHEIEASIQAHGFPILWVQYFPLDDDLMDWLFGQEIRAGRIRSPFDISDVWPSSYSSNTNEILWGAKVAARCPWITCVIRFSSYECGMDQPTYTPTQKIVEATGTLFFKFGDLDATKPAGSIKIRVETIVHYVEKYSPEIIRRKRAWLPDPCPLLPSPEPVTQTLEPETDVARAF